Proteins from a genomic interval of Paenibacillus sp. FSL H8-0048:
- a CDS encoding MATE family efflux transporter: MNHTAALDKISYKKIINITYPIILSMFSINIMVFIDRAFVAQYDITQFAAVMPSSNVATSLGSIFLGVVGFSSTLIAHFYGAGDKNSCSKSLWQGVYISLFSSLILLLTAPIFASVFSLMGHRGELLAYEKQFFYLMIFSNCVQIMIAAFSSLFRGVGDTKKILYVALISNLCNIALDWLLIFGHWGFPELGGIKGAGLATLISCFINLAINILMLCSNSYKSGFQIFKHIKFDRELFVKIWKFGLPSGVQSFVGTAYFSLLLLIIGKTGESDLTAANIVFTIEGLSIFPIWGLGNALSILTAQERGGGRIENISVILKKGLWFALGFNVLIIISFNLFPEFLVSIFHAKQSQGYDLVRDITVPLIRLTSVWIIFDSVQIVIGSILRATGDTLFMMKLYLILPILFYLLLPYYTYIIADYSLFWVWIELLTYTIVMLLIVTWRYVGGKWRNIEVLNNQSVRA, translated from the coding sequence TTGAATCACACGGCTGCACTTGATAAAATCTCTTATAAAAAAATTATAAACATCACCTATCCTATTATTTTGTCGATGTTTTCCATCAATATTATGGTATTTATTGATCGTGCATTCGTGGCGCAATACGATATTACGCAATTTGCGGCGGTTATGCCGTCCAGTAATGTTGCGACATCATTAGGGAGTATTTTTTTGGGTGTTGTAGGGTTTTCTTCTACATTAATAGCCCACTTTTACGGGGCGGGCGACAAGAATAGCTGCAGCAAATCTTTGTGGCAAGGAGTGTACATAAGCCTGTTTTCTTCACTCATTTTACTCCTTACAGCACCCATTTTTGCATCAGTCTTTTCACTCATGGGACATAGAGGAGAACTTCTAGCCTATGAGAAGCAATTTTTTTACCTGATGATCTTCTCCAACTGTGTGCAGATTATGATTGCCGCTTTTTCCAGCCTGTTCCGGGGTGTGGGTGATACCAAGAAAATTCTGTATGTTGCGCTGATTTCCAACCTCTGCAACATAGCTCTGGATTGGCTGTTGATTTTCGGCCATTGGGGCTTCCCGGAACTGGGTGGAATCAAGGGGGCGGGTCTCGCTACCCTGATCAGCTGTTTCATTAATTTGGCGATTAATATCCTCATGCTCTGTTCCAATTCCTATAAATCAGGCTTTCAGATCTTTAAGCATATCAAATTTGATCGCGAGTTGTTCGTGAAAATATGGAAGTTCGGATTGCCTTCCGGTGTCCAGTCCTTTGTAGGTACTGCCTATTTCAGTCTGCTATTGCTGATTATCGGAAAAACGGGAGAAAGTGATTTAACTGCGGCAAATATTGTGTTTACGATTGAAGGCTTATCCATCTTTCCGATCTGGGGACTCGGTAACGCCTTAAGCATTCTGACCGCTCAGGAGAGGGGCGGGGGAAGGATTGAAAATATTTCGGTCATCCTGAAAAAGGGTTTGTGGTTTGCACTTGGGTTCAATGTGCTGATCATAATATCGTTCAATCTGTTTCCGGAGTTCCTTGTGTCCATTTTCCACGCCAAGCAGAGCCAAGGGTATGATCTGGTCAGGGATATTACCGTCCCGCTTATAAGATTGACATCCGTATGGATTATATTTGATTCTGTTCAAATTGTTATTGGAAGCATCCTGAGGGCAACGGGAGACACCTTGTTCATGATGAAGTTATATTTGATTCTGCCTATTCTGTTTTATTTGCTGCTTCCTTATTACACTTACATCATAGCTGATTATTCGTTATTCTGGGTATGGATCGAGCTGTTAACATATACGATAGTTATGCTGCTTATTGTGACCTGGCGGTACGTAGGAGGCAAGTGGCGTAATATCGAGGTGTTGAACAATCAGTCAGTGAGAGCCTGA
- a CDS encoding acyl-CoA dehydratase activase, translated as MITLGIDIGSLSTKSAILKDKKEILAYDVIYTGGNNRQSAEMTYQNVIEKAGLTPDDIDLVVTTGYGRENVPFSNKNYSEITCHAKGMYFLNPEIRTILDIGGQDSKAIQLDDNGNVLNFLMNDKCAAGCGRFLDIIARALNVQLEDMGEISLNSTSAARISSMCSVFAETEVVSLVAVGTPAPDIVKGVHDSIATRSIALLKSVGIREPLGMSGGVAKNIGIINSLKEKLNMDIHVTDYPQVTGAIGAAFLGQ; from the coding sequence ATGATTACATTAGGAATAGATATTGGCTCGCTTTCCACCAAATCGGCGATTCTTAAGGATAAAAAAGAAATCCTTGCTTATGATGTCATTTATACCGGAGGCAACAACAGACAATCTGCTGAAATGACCTACCAAAATGTCATTGAGAAAGCCGGACTGACACCCGATGACATTGACCTTGTAGTGACTACCGGCTATGGCAGGGAAAATGTACCATTCTCCAATAAGAATTATTCTGAAATTACTTGCCATGCAAAAGGAATGTATTTCCTAAATCCGGAAATCCGTACTATTCTTGATATCGGAGGGCAGGATAGCAAAGCGATACAGCTTGATGATAACGGGAATGTGCTGAACTTTCTAATGAACGACAAGTGTGCGGCTGGCTGCGGAAGGTTCCTGGATATTATCGCGCGGGCGCTGAATGTCCAGCTTGAAGACATGGGAGAAATTTCACTCAATTCCACCTCCGCAGCACGGATTAGCAGCATGTGCTCTGTTTTTGCCGAAACGGAGGTTGTCTCCTTGGTGGCTGTAGGCACACCTGCTCCCGATATTGTCAAAGGCGTTCACGATTCCATTGCGACGAGATCCATTGCTTTGCTTAAGTCGGTAGGAATCCGGGAACCGCTTGGAATGAGTGGAGGTGTAGCTAAAAATATAGGGATTATCAATTCGCTGAAAGAAAAGCTGAACATGGATATTCATGTTACCGATTATCCTCAAGTCACTGGTGCGATAGGTGCAGCGTTTCTCGGACAATAA
- a CDS encoding 2-hydroxyacyl-CoA dehydratase subunit D, with protein MTLTNDFKLIDGDDRSLQAKNMAENLVSYNVQNYSQPSYPKTARIRSLFNAYYIMQCFKEQTKVAYVGEVFPNELLFLFGFISLNFESISTLFSQSDAIDMCLRLTEENHLPRDLCSSVRAAYGAALANCLPRPDIIIINNHLCDGLAKLGFQFSKIYDSTYSTFNVPMLQTEESVAYLTGQFQEVLREVEQVTGMSYDEKSFQEVIKLSNEAKDYFLQTIDIAKQVHIPGLQRELYEIMAVNCWGMKEMVKICQSLHSETLEKLETQEVAPRKKRMLWVGLAPDQSHELVQYLEREIEIIYWTTYWEGNLMKLDPERPLDSMAERSIAYLWNSERMREQTAVVCEQNHIDCIILVNTWGCRNMMGLSQAVREMSVTKQIKYLSVDVDIRDKNNYSFSQVKNRIDAFLEII; from the coding sequence ATGACACTGACTAATGATTTTAAGCTGATCGATGGTGATGACCGGAGCCTGCAGGCTAAGAATATGGCAGAGAATCTGGTCAGCTACAATGTGCAAAACTACTCGCAGCCGAGCTATCCTAAGACAGCCCGTATCCGTTCGCTGTTCAATGCCTATTACATTATGCAGTGCTTTAAAGAGCAAACCAAGGTCGCGTATGTCGGAGAGGTTTTTCCCAACGAGCTGTTATTCTTATTCGGTTTCATTTCACTAAACTTTGAGAGCATATCCACGCTTTTCTCCCAATCCGATGCGATAGATATGTGTCTGAGGCTTACGGAGGAGAATCATCTTCCGAGAGATTTATGCTCCAGTGTTAGAGCTGCCTATGGAGCGGCATTGGCCAATTGTCTGCCAAGACCGGATATCATCATCATCAACAATCACTTATGTGACGGGCTCGCCAAACTGGGCTTTCAATTCAGTAAAATCTATGACAGTACCTACAGTACCTTTAATGTGCCGATGCTGCAGACGGAGGAATCAGTTGCCTATCTGACCGGACAATTTCAGGAAGTCCTCAGGGAAGTTGAACAAGTAACAGGAATGTCCTATGACGAAAAATCTTTTCAAGAGGTTATCAAGCTTTCCAATGAGGCGAAGGATTACTTCCTTCAGACGATTGATATTGCCAAGCAGGTGCATATCCCGGGACTGCAGCGAGAGCTGTATGAAATAATGGCTGTTAATTGTTGGGGCATGAAAGAAATGGTGAAGATTTGCCAATCCCTGCACTCAGAGACTCTTGAAAAGCTGGAAACACAAGAAGTAGCACCTAGAAAAAAAAGGATGCTATGGGTTGGACTGGCCCCCGATCAATCGCACGAGCTGGTTCAATATTTGGAGAGGGAAATTGAAATTATCTATTGGACTACCTATTGGGAAGGTAATTTGATGAAGCTTGATCCTGAGCGACCTCTGGATAGTATGGCTGAGCGGTCTATCGCATATTTGTGGAATTCTGAAAGAATGAGGGAACAGACCGCCGTTGTCTGCGAGCAAAATCATATTGATTGCATTATCCTGGTCAATACCTGGGGCTGCAGAAATATGATGGGTCTTAGCCAAGCGGTCAGGGAAATGTCTGTCACTAAGCAGATTAAATATCTTTCGGTTGACGTGGACATCCGGGACAAAAATAATTATTCGTTCTCTCAAGTAAAAAACCGTATTGATGCGTTTCTGGAAATTATCTAA
- a CDS encoding 2-hydroxyacyl-CoA dehydratase subunit D produces the protein MTHLFDSVFALHQDRLERLPLINQPKLGYSSIYTPEEVLYAAGVVPFRITGDTRTVNSDATSLLSNNFCSYILSCLSEGLEQVYSFSDGHIFVDTCDMRKRLYEVWQKSVGDSFHYLLELPKDVKESSKSYYRWQIERLIKELEERYSCTIGQTELRNAIRLCNKSRRLLQKTCRMRNQGILPMNSVDMLELVKAGSSGFNEEFNEKLEAILQIYEGVEIPAHTEGCNVLLTGSYFDNANILEVIERTGARVVYEDMSTGYKYFEGEIDENAEPLEAIASYYLDKATSARMIDADRRLAHIQHLIREHNVDAVLYLSLKFCDTNLIDYPYIRHALAQLGIPVLFIESERHMTNIQSIKTRIQTFFETRIS, from the coding sequence ATGACACATTTGTTCGATAGCGTATTTGCACTGCATCAGGACCGGCTTGAGCGTCTGCCACTTATTAACCAACCGAAACTGGGTTATAGTTCGATCTATACACCAGAGGAAGTGCTTTACGCTGCAGGCGTTGTCCCTTTTCGCATAACAGGTGATACACGTACCGTTAATTCGGATGCAACCTCGTTGTTGTCTAACAATTTTTGCTCCTATATCCTAAGCTGCCTGAGTGAAGGCTTGGAGCAGGTCTATTCGTTTTCAGACGGTCATATTTTTGTAGATACATGCGACATGCGTAAGCGGCTGTACGAAGTGTGGCAGAAGAGCGTTGGTGATTCTTTTCATTATCTATTGGAGCTTCCGAAGGATGTCAAGGAATCGTCGAAGAGTTACTACCGCTGGCAAATCGAACGGCTGATTAAGGAGCTGGAGGAGAGATATTCCTGCACGATTGGCCAAACGGAACTCCGGAACGCAATCAGGCTGTGTAACAAATCTAGAAGACTGCTGCAAAAGACGTGCAGAATGCGCAATCAGGGCATACTCCCGATGAATTCTGTCGACATGCTGGAACTGGTCAAGGCCGGCAGCTCGGGATTCAATGAGGAATTCAACGAGAAGCTGGAAGCCATTCTCCAGATCTACGAAGGGGTAGAGATACCTGCTCATACAGAAGGCTGCAATGTACTGCTCACTGGAAGCTATTTCGACAATGCGAATATTCTGGAGGTTATCGAACGTACAGGTGCCCGTGTCGTCTATGAGGACATGAGCACGGGATACAAATATTTTGAAGGTGAAATTGATGAGAATGCAGAACCACTGGAAGCTATTGCGAGTTATTACCTGGATAAAGCGACAAGTGCACGGATGATCGATGCAGACCGGAGACTTGCCCATATCCAGCATTTAATCCGGGAGCATAATGTGGATGCGGTGTTGTACCTTTCGCTTAAATTTTGCGATACCAATCTGATTGATTATCCATATATCCGCCACGCGCTTGCCCAGCTCGGAATCCCGGTATTATTCATCGAGTCGGAACGGCATATGACCAATATCCAGAGTATCAAAACTAGGATTCAGACTTTTTTTGAAACGAGAATATCTTAG
- a CDS encoding thioesterase domain-containing protein has protein sequence MSLTLLSKSHQKFQYRRSLVLLRKGSDPGKKLFLIHDGTGRIEGYLPLCASLDPRFDIYAVILDAAVDGIPRNIRIEELASRYVEYLLNLTEGPFYLAGWSIGGSIAIEMSNQLEARNAQVKLCCMFDTPQPGYYPKGSVAAFTVASEYEFFKRFIKSGSVQRELNAYESMSMESFCSQLIDAPAEAIDWEAFFAGLDGEWPFPLVKLGNLTYIDRLYLLNINRILHHARTEYSPHTVGTYPVHMFQAMIDPIPDLNEWSRYCSYFTIHEVNATHYSIFDPEPKEAIASQLNAILEKECPA, from the coding sequence GTGAGTCTGACACTGCTGAGCAAATCACATCAAAAGTTTCAGTACAGACGTAGTCTGGTGCTGCTGCGAAAAGGGTCTGATCCCGGTAAAAAGCTATTTCTCATTCATGATGGTACCGGCAGGATCGAGGGATATCTTCCGTTATGTGCTTCACTGGATCCCCGGTTTGACATCTATGCGGTCATACTGGATGCAGCTGTAGACGGAATACCCCGCAACATTCGGATAGAGGAATTGGCCAGCCGGTATGTGGAGTACCTGCTTAATCTGACAGAGGGCCCGTTTTATCTCGCAGGCTGGTCGATAGGAGGAAGTATCGCCATTGAGATGTCTAATCAGCTGGAGGCGAGGAATGCGCAGGTGAAGCTCTGCTGCATGTTTGATACTCCCCAACCCGGTTACTATCCGAAAGGGAGTGTCGCGGCATTTACAGTGGCCTCCGAATATGAGTTCTTCAAGCGGTTCATCAAGAGCGGCAGTGTGCAGAGGGAGCTGAATGCGTACGAGAGTATGAGCATGGAGTCTTTTTGCTCTCAGCTTATTGATGCTCCGGCTGAAGCCATTGACTGGGAAGCTTTTTTTGCAGGGTTAGACGGTGAATGGCCGTTTCCCTTGGTGAAGCTAGGCAATCTTACTTATATTGACCGGCTGTATCTGCTCAATATCAATCGTATTCTCCACCATGCACGAACAGAATACTCGCCTCATACCGTAGGAACCTATCCGGTTCATATGTTTCAGGCCATGATTGATCCCATACCTGACCTGAATGAGTGGTCGCGGTACTGTTCATATTTCACTATCCATGAAGTGAACGCAACTCATTATTCTATCTTTGATCCAGAACCCAAAGAGGCTATAGCATCCCAACTCAATGCAATTCTCGAAAAGGAGTGTCCCGCATGA